In Candidatus Nitronauta litoralis, one DNA window encodes the following:
- a CDS encoding (2Fe-2S)-binding protein: MAETNSSENKNAEPVEGEYICQCFQVTDTTIKAHIRSKNLDSIEGITEACGAGGGCQSCHMLLELFLDEHHKRGTFAENKPPEEKKKGFFSKLFSRT, encoded by the coding sequence ATGGCAGAGACGAACTCCAGCGAGAATAAAAACGCAGAGCCTGTAGAGGGTGAGTATATCTGCCAGTGTTTCCAGGTCACAGACACCACTATTAAAGCCCACATCCGTTCCAAAAACCTGGATAGTATTGAAGGGATTACAGAAGCCTGCGGAGCGGGCGGTGGGTGCCAGTCTTGTCATATGCTTTTGGAACTGTTTCTCGATGAGCATCACAAGCGAGGGACGTTCGCTGAAAATAAACCGCCGGAAGAAAAGAAAAAAGGGTTTTTCAGTAAACTATTTTCCCGTACCTGA
- a CDS encoding alpha/beta hydrolase yields MTDSIFDSAEFNRNLFFPRPDSRPTSPTKEEIYISVEDGVSVHVRKHPSPEEAMFSLLYFHGNGEIVSDYDDLAPAFWDMGCDFFMCEYRGYGKSGGFPTLRAALEDSRTIYEYLLKESHLREKVSVMGRSLGSASAIELCSRYPEISSCIVESGYADPIPLVERRGLRINTTTPEEDALFNNSKKIKKVSCPILIMHGEEDFLIQSHEAELNFRNAGSKNKHLEILEGVGHNDIMYAQGNLYFHTLKKFLDSVYRN; encoded by the coding sequence ATGACAGACTCAATTTTCGATTCTGCAGAATTTAACCGGAATTTATTTTTTCCAAGGCCTGATTCCAGGCCCACATCGCCCACTAAAGAAGAAATATATATTTCTGTGGAGGATGGTGTTTCGGTCCATGTCCGTAAGCACCCCTCGCCGGAAGAAGCAATGTTCAGCCTGCTCTACTTCCATGGCAATGGGGAGATTGTTTCAGACTATGACGATCTGGCTCCGGCTTTCTGGGATATGGGTTGCGATTTTTTTATGTGCGAATACAGGGGATATGGAAAAAGTGGGGGATTTCCCACATTGCGGGCTGCATTGGAAGATAGCAGGACAATTTATGAATATTTGTTGAAGGAAAGTCATCTGAGGGAAAAGGTCTCTGTTATGGGACGGTCTCTGGGAAGTGCCTCGGCCATTGAACTGTGTTCCCGGTATCCGGAAATTTCTTCCTGCATAGTCGAAAGTGGGTATGCGGACCCTATTCCCCTTGTTGAGCGGAGAGGATTGAGAATCAATACCACTACTCCGGAAGAAGATGCCTTGTTCAATAATTCAAAAAAAATAAAGAAAGTAAGTTGTCCGATATTGATCATGCACGGAGAGGAAGATTTCCTGATCCAGTCGCATGAAGCGGAATTGAATTTTCGAAATGCAGGGTCTAAGAACAAGCACCTGGAAATTCTTGAAGGAGTGGGGCATAACGACATTATGTATGCTCAGGGTAATCTCTACTTTCATACTCTTAAAAAATTTCTGGATAGTGTTTACCGAAACTGA
- a CDS encoding MBL fold metallo-hydrolase — protein MNVTLVAHACILFESKNTKVITDPILFGYLWEEINVHCPAIDLNIEKIPKVDVLNISHRHQDHFDIRSLAYLATYKSFCSPDTVVLAPQDEILLEVLEEVGLKNITPVRDFEPITVGDLTLTPTPSMNEQDYFPEHGLLVHDGEVTVWNQVDTIVTPDIVNYLKDLYPRINFAHNRFLPLLEGNFSFHQPLSLPFEEYSSFLRVVKAVQPEWSVPGSAGFRYRDEYDFLNQYSFPTTQEQFISDLKSFAPEINTSTFFPGDMAEVTAQGVEIHRQHSSFVKMRENDEYRIEFKPVAEVPRIKTLTVEPEKQEEEWATIRNFVEDEFIGALKECKLYSIYAEWQVVYQLEVFGEKESVIWSLDFRKENLEWVEDRVGRINLYEGIASSELVGLINDEANWDFIGISAQYRYFHNIYRLADGQFECFPSNKKFPAPLMQIFAAGVEMDRRKFMLDAIRWKNHYQR, from the coding sequence ATGAATGTCACGCTAGTTGCACACGCTTGCATCCTGTTTGAATCGAAAAACACCAAGGTGATCACGGATCCCATATTATTTGGATATTTGTGGGAAGAAATCAATGTGCATTGTCCTGCCATTGACCTGAATATTGAGAAAATACCCAAGGTGGATGTCCTGAATATTTCGCATCGCCATCAGGATCATTTCGATATTCGCTCGCTGGCCTATCTGGCCACCTACAAATCATTTTGTTCGCCGGATACGGTTGTGCTGGCACCCCAGGATGAAATTCTTCTGGAGGTCCTGGAGGAGGTAGGTCTAAAAAATATCACCCCGGTACGGGATTTCGAACCAATCACAGTGGGTGACTTGACCCTGACACCCACACCGTCGATGAATGAGCAGGATTATTTCCCGGAACATGGTTTGCTGGTTCACGATGGTGAGGTGACAGTCTGGAATCAGGTCGACACGATTGTCACTCCGGATATCGTGAACTATTTGAAAGACCTTTATCCACGGATTAACTTTGCGCACAACCGGTTTCTCCCGTTGCTGGAGGGGAACTTCTCTTTTCACCAACCACTCAGCCTTCCCTTTGAAGAATACAGTTCATTTCTTCGTGTTGTGAAAGCAGTCCAGCCGGAATGGAGCGTTCCCGGTTCTGCCGGGTTTCGTTATCGTGATGAATACGATTTTTTGAACCAGTATTCCTTTCCCACAACACAGGAACAGTTCATCAGTGATTTAAAGTCCTTTGCTCCGGAAATTAACACCAGTACCTTTTTCCCGGGAGATATGGCAGAGGTGACCGCACAGGGCGTAGAGATCCATCGCCAGCATTCCAGTTTTGTGAAAATGAGGGAAAATGATGAATACCGCATAGAGTTCAAGCCGGTAGCGGAAGTTCCCCGAATCAAGACATTGACTGTTGAACCGGAAAAACAGGAAGAAGAATGGGCAACGATCAGAAACTTTGTTGAAGATGAGTTTATTGGGGCTCTCAAGGAATGTAAGCTTTATTCCATATACGCTGAATGGCAGGTAGTTTATCAGTTGGAGGTTTTTGGAGAAAAGGAATCGGTTATCTGGAGCCTGGATTTTCGGAAAGAAAATCTTGAATGGGTGGAAGATCGTGTCGGCCGGATCAATTTATACGAGGGTATTGCAAGCTCCGAGCTGGTTGGATTAATCAATGATGAGGCGAACTGGGATTTTATTGGAATTTCTGCCCAGTACCGGTATTTTCACAATATTTACAGGTTGGCTGACGGACAGTTTGAGTGTTTTCCCTCCAACAAGAAGTTTCCTGCTCCCCTGATGCAGATTTTTGCTGCCGGCGTGGAGATGGACCGGAGAAAATTCATGCTGGATGCGATCCGCTGGAAAAATCATTACCAAAGGTAG